AAGCCATTGAAGAAGCGCTTGTCGATCACACCGATCTGCACGTTGAAGCGCGCCAGGCGAAGCGCCGCACAGGCGGCGTAGATGAAGGCCGCAGCAAGGGCGATACGCGGGCTGGGCAACGAGCGCAGCGCCCACTCGTAGACGATCAGCGCCGGTGCCGCGCCAAAACTGACCATGTCGGCAATCGAATCGAGCTCTGCGCCAAAGGCGGTCTGCGTGTTGGTCATGCGGGCGACACGGCCATCGAGGCTGTCAAGCACCATGGCAACAAAGACCGATACGGCGGCGTAGTCGAAGCGCAGGTTCATCGCCTGCACGATGCCGAAGAAGCCGAAGAACAATGCGGCCAGCGTGAACAGGTTTGGCAGCACGTAGATGCCGCGGCGGCGAATCTTGTTCTTCAGCGCTGCCCGCCGTTCGCGAATGGTCAATTGGCCGGTGCCACTGGCGGCGGGCTCACGGTCACGATCGTCTTGAGTGGGCAGATTCATTGCCCGAAGTGTAGCGGCTGTCTGCCGGGAAAGATTCGCGGGATTCGACGCGCTATCGCTGCGCTCCCGATCAAATCCAGCGGCTGCGTGCCGCCAGCGTGAGTGGCGTCAGCATTTCGCCTTCTTTCTCGCGTTTGGCGATGAGCGTTTCCTTTGCCTTGCGCAATGTCTCCTGCAGCTCCGGACCGCGCTTGAGCGCGACGGCGACCGCCAGCGCGTCCACCAGCGTCAACTGCGCAAGCCGTCCAACCATTGGCGAATAAACATCCGGGTCTTCGTCAACATCGACGGCAAGCGCAATGTCAGCCAGTTTGGCCAGTTGCGATGCGCGTTCGGTCACCGCGATCACCGTCGCCCCGGCGCGCTGCGCAAGCTCGCAGGTCTGGA
This is a stretch of genomic DNA from Casimicrobium huifangae. It encodes these proteins:
- the pssA gene encoding CDP-diacylglycerol--serine O-phosphatidyltransferase, whose amino-acid sequence is MNLPTQDDRDREPAASGTGQLTIRERRAALKNKIRRRGIYVLPNLFTLAALFFGFFGIVQAMNLRFDYAAVSVFVAMVLDSLDGRVARMTNTQTAFGAELDSIADMVSFGAAPALIVYEWALRSLPSPRIALAAAFIYAACAALRLARFNVQIGVIDKRFFNGLPSPAAAAVIAGFVLLMDDLDIEGEDVAWWAFAVTLVAGISMVTTAKFFSFKAMSRRAISFTAIALLAVGFGLMLMHPPTVIFGVFLAYLASGYVVWLWRLFRKPQGVTEVAATGAEEKK